From one Catellatospora sp. IY07-71 genomic stretch:
- a CDS encoding trans-acting enoyl reductase family protein, with product MTARPADRADDAATRADRAGRAYDIVLFGATGFTGGLTAEYLAGHVPPGLRWALAGRDPARLAAVRERLAALDPALAELPLLRADAGDAASLRELAGSARVVISTVGPYVLHGEPLVAACAAAGTDYVDLTGEPEFIDLMYVRHHAEAVRTGARLVHACGFDSVPHDLGVYLTVKELPQDGPIRVDGYVRAGGAISGGTMASALLAFSRRRQTARAARERRAVDPRPEGRRIRTPLGRIRRASAAGGWAVPLPTVDPQVVGRSAAALARYGPDFAYTHSAAVKRLPVVAAALAGAAVLFVLAQLGPVRRWLMRRLPGGSGPSEQRRARSWFRAVFAGEGGGRRVVTEVSGGDPGYGETAKMLAESALCLALDPLPPTAGQVTTAAAMGDALTARLVRAGIRFDVRTVE from the coding sequence CTGACGGCGAGACCGGCGGACCGCGCGGACGACGCCGCGACCCGGGCTGACCGGGCCGGGCGGGCGTACGACATCGTGCTGTTCGGGGCGACCGGGTTCACCGGCGGGCTGACCGCCGAGTACCTGGCCGGGCACGTGCCGCCGGGGCTGCGCTGGGCGCTGGCGGGGCGGGACCCGGCCCGGCTGGCGGCGGTGCGGGAGCGGCTGGCCGCGCTCGACCCGGCTCTCGCGGAGCTGCCGCTGCTGCGGGCCGACGCCGGTGACGCGGCGTCGCTGCGGGAGCTGGCCGGCTCGGCCCGCGTGGTCATCAGCACGGTGGGCCCGTACGTGCTGCATGGTGAGCCGCTGGTCGCGGCGTGCGCGGCGGCGGGCACGGACTATGTGGACCTGACCGGCGAGCCCGAGTTCATCGACCTGATGTACGTCCGGCACCACGCCGAGGCGGTGCGCACCGGGGCACGGCTGGTGCACGCGTGCGGCTTCGACTCGGTGCCGCACGACCTGGGCGTATACCTGACCGTCAAGGAGCTGCCGCAGGACGGGCCGATCCGGGTGGACGGCTACGTGCGGGCCGGTGGCGCGATCTCCGGCGGGACGATGGCCTCGGCGCTGCTCGCGTTCTCGCGACGCCGTCAGACGGCGCGGGCGGCCCGGGAACGGCGGGCCGTGGACCCGCGCCCGGAGGGCAGGCGTATCCGCACGCCGCTGGGCCGGATCCGGCGCGCGTCTGCCGCGGGCGGCTGGGCGGTGCCGCTGCCCACGGTGGATCCGCAGGTGGTGGGCCGTTCGGCGGCGGCGCTGGCCCGGTACGGGCCGGATTTCGCGTACACCCACAGCGCCGCGGTGAAGCGGCTGCCGGTCGTGGCGGCCGCGCTCGCGGGGGCGGCGGTGCTGTTCGTGCTGGCGCAGCTGGGGCCGGTGCGGCGCTGGCTGATGCGGCGGCTGCCGGGCGGCAGCGGCCCGAGCGAGCAGCGGCGGGCGCGGAGCTGGTTCCGGGCGGTGTTCGCAGGGGAGGGCGGCGGCCGCCGGGTGGTGACCGAGGTGTCCGGCGGCGACCCCGGCTACGGCGAGACCGCGAAGATGCTGGCCGAGTCGGCGCTGTGCCTGGCGCTGGACCCGCTGCCGCCTACGGCCGGGCAGGTCACCACGGCGGCGGCGATGGGCGACGCCCTGACGGCGCGGCTGGTGCGGGCGGGCATCCGGTTCGACGTGCGCACGGTGGAGTGA
- a CDS encoding cellulase family glycosylhydrolase — protein MKRKIALAAASVLALAASLVAFSQPAQAATGIRVSNGKLVEANGTALKLRGINHPHAWYATQTSSFANIKAAGANSVRVVLSGGRWTTNTAADVANVISLCKTNKLICVLENHDTTGFGEQSGAVSLDAAVNYWISIQSALTGQENYVILNIGNEPIGNNAVTPNWTDATKSAIQRLRNAGFQHTIMVDAPNWGQDWSFTMRDNAPSVLAADTTGNTIFSVHMYGVFDTAAEVTAYVDSFTSRNLALCVCEFGDNHSDGNPDEDAIMAKTQSAGIGNMGWSWSGNGGGVEYLDMVTGFNPAQRSTWGNRYITGANGLSTTSTQATIYNTSGDTQAPTTPGTPTASNVTSSSLSLSWTASTDNVGVTGYDVVRVSGSTETVLASPSTNSAALTGLTASTQYTLAVYAKDAAGNRSTRSGTVSVTTSGGGNGGCTATYAVTNQWPGGFQAGVTVTNGSTASTSWTVTWTFANGQTITQIWNAQDTASGASHTVRNMSYNGNLGPNASTSFGFTGTWNNSTNAVPALTCTRS, from the coding sequence ATGAAACGCAAGATCGCGCTGGCGGCTGCGTCCGTGCTGGCGCTCGCCGCGTCCCTGGTGGCCTTCAGCCAGCCCGCGCAGGCCGCCACCGGCATTCGCGTCAGCAACGGCAAGCTGGTCGAGGCCAACGGCACCGCGCTGAAGCTGCGCGGCATCAACCACCCGCACGCCTGGTACGCCACCCAGACCAGCTCGTTCGCCAACATCAAGGCGGCCGGGGCGAACTCGGTCCGGGTCGTGCTGTCCGGCGGCCGGTGGACCACCAACACCGCCGCCGACGTCGCCAACGTCATCTCGCTGTGCAAGACGAACAAGCTCATCTGCGTGCTGGAGAACCACGACACCACCGGCTTCGGCGAGCAGAGCGGCGCGGTGAGCCTGGACGCGGCGGTCAACTACTGGATCAGCATCCAGTCTGCCCTGACCGGCCAGGAGAACTACGTCATCCTGAACATCGGCAACGAGCCGATCGGCAACAACGCGGTCACCCCGAACTGGACCGACGCCACCAAGAGCGCCATCCAGCGGCTGCGCAACGCCGGGTTCCAGCACACCATCATGGTGGACGCGCCCAACTGGGGTCAGGACTGGTCGTTCACCATGCGCGACAACGCGCCGAGCGTGCTGGCCGCCGACACCACCGGCAACACCATCTTCAGCGTGCACATGTACGGCGTGTTCGACACCGCCGCCGAGGTGACCGCGTACGTCGACTCCTTCACCAGCCGCAACCTGGCGCTGTGCGTGTGCGAGTTCGGCGACAACCACTCCGACGGCAACCCCGACGAGGACGCCATCATGGCCAAGACCCAGAGCGCCGGCATCGGCAACATGGGCTGGTCGTGGAGCGGCAACGGCGGCGGCGTCGAGTACCTCGACATGGTGACGGGCTTCAACCCGGCCCAGCGCAGCACCTGGGGCAACCGCTACATCACCGGCGCCAACGGCCTGTCCACCACGTCGACGCAGGCCACCATCTACAACACCAGCGGCGACACGCAGGCGCCCACCACGCCGGGCACGCCGACCGCGTCGAACGTGACGTCGTCCTCGCTTTCGCTCTCCTGGACGGCGTCCACGGACAACGTGGGCGTGACCGGCTACGACGTGGTCCGGGTGTCGGGCTCGACCGAGACCGTCCTGGCCTCGCCGAGCACGAACTCGGCCGCGCTGACCGGGCTGACCGCGAGCACGCAGTACACCCTGGCGGTGTACGCGAAGGACGCCGCGGGCAACCGCTCCACCCGCTCGGGCACGGTCAGCGTGACCACCTCGGGCGGCGGCAACGGCGGCTGCACGGCGACCTACGCCGTCACCAACCAGTGGCCGGGCGGCTTCCAGGCCGGGGTGACCGTGACCAACGGCAGCACCGCCAGCACCAGCTGGACGGTGACCTGGACGTTCGCCAACGGACAGACGATCACGCAGATCTGGAACGCGCAGGACACGGCGAGCGGCGCGAGCCACACCGTGCGCAACATGTCCTACAACGGCAACCTGGGCCCGAACGCGAGCACGTCGTTCGGTTTCACCGGCACCTGGAACAACTCCACCAACGCGGTGCCGGCGCTGACCTGTACCCGTAGCTGA
- a CDS encoding sorbosone dehydrogenase family protein, protein MSGILTMAVSGLPAEAAPPSAPVITEPGADNTLVSAADVHMESAPFSDPDGDQHLCSEWEITTGGERVWASGCTGGVLRYHIHLGDGVFENSHTGRKDLVPDKDYQLRVRYRASSGDDEWSDWSERPFRTAKEKQPLPDAPQWLVKQAGYKVEEVAGGFQLPVNIAMAPGHALDAAKPLFYVTELYGKIKVVKGDYSVGTYEDDLLNFDPTGAFPGSGEMGVTGLVVEPATGDVFASMVYKDGGNFYPKVVRFHSTDGGKTAASKKTILDLDDEPQSASHQISNLSIGPDGKLYVHMGDGMEPARAQDMNSYRGKILRMNLDGSAPSDNPFYKASDGIDSHDYIFASGFRNPFGGAWRAADKQLYEVENGGGANDRFARVTRGTDYGWDGDVGDTKKNALYTWEDTVAPVNIAFTEPSVHHASGFPEDKYGHGFVTTSGPTYATGPQDDGKRIVDFGFNADGSVTAPKTLVEYNGSGKTTVAGIAAGPDGLYFSGLYADSGTDPTKSGAKIYRVRYAPTKSTSGVTIYGDRDFKGSFQALGAGVHDASKGGLGSVGGDKMSSLKVGPGYRVVICQDDSAAGRTNALNLGLCRYYGPGQHQYVGADLNDKTSLITVMGAAAKNGSGVTAYRDADFEGADQPLGVGGYEVSAGELPDVDDATSSLKIDPGYQAVVCQHDRAAGVNSGQVGPCRFYAAGEHVTLGDSFSDNIHLIAVGGPAVTMFSEAGLQGNRQAYTPGIYEAVRGQFSVVGNDAITSFRVEAGYRVLICNNDSKFAKNKGDLGPCRQYREGVHNLQGTPVDNTASLITVLAGPSNGARMTVYRDRDFKGVSNKYGIGVYGATELGPVGNDKISSLKVAADHRAVVCRHDHTKPDVNVSPCRYYAAGEHKYTGADLNDDISLVAVAK, encoded by the coding sequence ATGTCAGGAATCCTCACGATGGCGGTGTCCGGCCTGCCCGCCGAGGCCGCGCCGCCCAGCGCGCCGGTCATCACCGAGCCCGGTGCGGACAACACCCTGGTCAGTGCGGCCGATGTGCACATGGAGTCGGCGCCTTTCAGCGACCCCGACGGCGACCAGCACCTGTGCAGCGAGTGGGAGATCACCACCGGCGGCGAGCGGGTCTGGGCCAGCGGCTGCACCGGCGGCGTGCTGCGCTACCACATCCACCTGGGCGACGGCGTGTTCGAGAACTCGCACACCGGCCGCAAGGACCTGGTCCCGGACAAGGACTACCAGCTGCGGGTGCGCTACCGCGCCAGCAGCGGCGACGACGAGTGGAGCGACTGGTCGGAGCGGCCGTTCCGCACGGCCAAGGAGAAGCAGCCGCTGCCCGACGCGCCGCAGTGGCTGGTCAAGCAGGCCGGTTACAAGGTCGAGGAGGTGGCCGGCGGATTCCAGCTGCCGGTCAACATCGCCATGGCCCCCGGGCACGCGCTCGACGCGGCCAAGCCGCTGTTCTACGTCACCGAGCTGTACGGCAAGATCAAGGTGGTCAAGGGCGACTACTCGGTCGGCACCTACGAGGACGACCTGCTGAACTTCGACCCCACCGGCGCGTTCCCGGGCAGCGGCGAGATGGGCGTCACCGGCCTGGTCGTCGAGCCGGCGACCGGCGACGTGTTCGCCTCGATGGTCTACAAGGACGGGGGGAACTTCTACCCCAAGGTCGTCCGCTTCCACAGCACGGACGGCGGCAAGACCGCCGCGTCGAAGAAGACCATCCTCGACCTCGACGACGAGCCGCAGAGCGCCTCGCACCAGATCTCGAACCTCAGCATCGGCCCGGACGGCAAGCTCTACGTGCACATGGGCGACGGCATGGAGCCCGCGCGGGCGCAGGACATGAACTCCTACCGCGGCAAGATCCTCCGGATGAACCTGGACGGTTCGGCCCCGTCCGACAACCCGTTCTACAAGGCGTCCGACGGCATCGACTCGCACGACTACATCTTCGCGTCGGGCTTCCGCAACCCGTTCGGCGGCGCGTGGCGGGCCGCCGACAAGCAGCTCTACGAGGTGGAGAACGGCGGCGGCGCCAACGACCGGTTCGCCCGGGTGACCCGGGGCACCGACTACGGCTGGGACGGCGACGTCGGCGACACGAAGAAGAACGCCCTCTACACCTGGGAGGACACCGTCGCGCCGGTGAACATCGCGTTCACCGAGCCGAGCGTCCACCACGCCTCGGGGTTCCCCGAGGACAAGTACGGCCACGGCTTCGTGACCACCAGCGGGCCGACCTACGCCACCGGCCCGCAGGACGACGGCAAGCGGATCGTCGACTTCGGGTTCAACGCCGACGGCTCGGTTACCGCCCCGAAGACGCTGGTCGAGTACAACGGCAGCGGCAAGACCACGGTGGCCGGCATCGCCGCGGGCCCGGACGGGCTCTACTTCAGCGGCCTCTACGCCGACTCCGGCACCGACCCGACCAAGTCCGGCGCCAAGATCTACCGGGTGCGGTACGCGCCGACGAAGTCCACCTCGGGCGTCACCATCTACGGCGACCGCGACTTCAAGGGCTCCTTCCAGGCACTGGGCGCGGGGGTGCACGACGCGAGCAAGGGCGGGCTGGGCTCGGTCGGCGGCGACAAGATGAGCTCGCTCAAGGTCGGTCCCGGCTACCGCGTGGTGATCTGCCAGGACGACAGCGCCGCCGGGCGCACCAACGCCCTGAACCTGGGCCTGTGCCGCTACTACGGCCCCGGCCAGCACCAGTACGTGGGCGCCGACCTCAACGACAAGACCTCGCTGATCACGGTCATGGGGGCGGCGGCCAAGAACGGCTCCGGCGTCACCGCGTACCGCGACGCGGACTTCGAGGGCGCCGATCAGCCGCTGGGCGTCGGCGGTTACGAGGTGAGCGCGGGCGAGCTGCCCGACGTCGACGACGCGACCAGCTCGCTGAAGATCGACCCCGGCTACCAGGCGGTGGTCTGCCAGCACGACCGCGCCGCCGGGGTCAACAGCGGCCAGGTCGGCCCGTGCCGCTTCTACGCCGCGGGCGAGCATGTCACCCTGGGTGACAGCTTCAGCGACAACATCCACCTGATCGCGGTCGGCGGCCCGGCGGTGACCATGTTCAGCGAGGCCGGGCTCCAGGGCAACCGCCAGGCCTACACACCGGGCATCTACGAGGCGGTGCGCGGCCAGTTCAGCGTGGTCGGCAACGACGCGATCACCTCGTTCCGGGTCGAGGCCGGCTACCGGGTGCTGATCTGCAACAACGACAGCAAGTTCGCCAAGAACAAGGGCGACCTCGGCCCGTGCCGGCAGTACCGCGAGGGCGTGCACAACCTGCAGGGCACGCCCGTCGACAACACCGCGTCGCTGATCACGGTGCTCGCGGGCCCGAGCAACGGCGCGCGGATGACCGTCTACCGCGACCGCGACTTCAAGGGCGTGTCCAACAAGTACGGCATCGGCGTGTACGGCGCGACCGAGCTGGGCCCGGTCGGCAACGACAAGATCAGCTCGCTGAAGGTGGCCGCCGACCACCGCGCCGTGGTGTGCCGCCACGACCACACCAAGCCCGACGTGAACGTCAGCCCGTGCCGCTACTACGCGGCGGGGGAGCACAAGTACACCGGCGCCGACCTCAACGACGACATCTCACTGGTGGCCGTCGCCAAGTAG
- a CDS encoding LysR family transcriptional regulator — protein sequence MIDLQRLRILREVAEHGSFSGAAQALLLTPSAVSQQIAALERSLGTPVVERTTRGTTLTAPGRVLVESAGVVLAELVHAQQRISRLAEGEAERLTVATFISGGQLLLPRALTGFAAAHPRAEITVLEAETGDSLALVREGRADLALVYHFDGPPPVRAGDRSGLALTPLLDDPMRIVVPAAHPLAGRGEIDLADLAGERWVQGCVSVGELLDGYAAIAGFEANVCCRTTDYGFAVSLIAAGVGIGLIPSVSLTAPPAGVSVLALRPPAPSRYISLVTRQGRAQPLVQNLVQGLLAVPGEMGLA from the coding sequence ATGATCGACTTGCAGCGGCTGCGCATCCTGCGCGAGGTCGCCGAGCACGGCAGCTTCAGCGGCGCGGCGCAGGCGCTGCTGCTCACCCCGTCGGCGGTGTCCCAGCAGATCGCCGCGCTGGAGCGCAGCCTGGGCACGCCCGTGGTCGAGCGGACCACCCGCGGCACCACGCTGACCGCCCCGGGCCGGGTCCTGGTCGAGTCGGCCGGGGTGGTGCTGGCCGAGCTGGTGCACGCGCAGCAGCGGATCAGCCGGCTGGCCGAGGGCGAGGCCGAGCGGCTCACCGTGGCCACCTTCATCAGCGGCGGCCAGCTGCTGCTGCCGCGGGCGCTGACCGGCTTCGCCGCCGCGCACCCGCGCGCCGAGATCACCGTGCTGGAGGCCGAGACCGGGGACAGCCTGGCGCTGGTCCGGGAGGGACGGGCCGACCTGGCGCTGGTGTACCACTTCGACGGCCCGCCGCCGGTGCGGGCGGGCGACCGGTCGGGGCTGGCGCTCACCCCGCTGCTGGACGATCCGATGCGGATCGTGGTGCCCGCCGCCCATCCGCTGGCCGGGCGCGGCGAGATCGACCTGGCCGACCTGGCCGGGGAACGCTGGGTGCAGGGCTGCGTATCCGTCGGCGAGCTGCTGGACGGCTACGCGGCCATCGCCGGGTTCGAGGCGAACGTCTGCTGCCGGACCACCGACTACGGCTTCGCGGTGTCGCTGATCGCGGCGGGGGTCGGCATCGGGCTCATCCCGTCGGTGTCGCTGACCGCGCCCCCGGCCGGGGTGTCCGTGCTGGCCCTGCGCCCGCCCGCGCCGAGCCGCTACATCAGCCTGGTCACCCGCCAGGGCAGGGCGCAGCCCCTGGTCCAGAACCTGGTCCAGGGGCTGCTCGCGGTGCCCGGGGAGATGGGCCTCGCGTGA
- a CDS encoding DMT family transporter has protein sequence MKRQAWLLLAAMSVLWGIPYLFIKIALTELSPPMVVLGRTLIAALVLLPLAYGRGALARLRGRWVAIGGLSLLHVVTPQLLITYGELHISSSLTALLLAGQPLFIVLLALRFDATERAGARKLLGLLAGLVGVAAVVGFDLGGGDRLQLIGGGLVLLAGLSYAGATMLVRKKLADVPPLGVVAGTTGIASVLLLPAGLLTAPAALPGWDAAASVLVLGLLSTALAFMVYYRLIALSGAASASLVSYTSPAVSVALGVALLGEPLSPATVLGFALILVGSWLATRKPTPASTASATPTPRPAPALAGRS, from the coding sequence ATGAAGCGTCAAGCCTGGCTCCTACTGGCCGCGATGTCGGTGCTCTGGGGCATCCCGTACCTGTTCATCAAGATCGCGCTGACGGAGCTGTCACCGCCGATGGTCGTGCTGGGACGGACCCTCATCGCGGCGCTGGTGCTGCTCCCGCTCGCCTACGGCCGGGGCGCGCTGGCCAGGCTGCGCGGCAGGTGGGTCGCGATCGGCGGGCTGTCGCTGCTGCACGTGGTCACGCCGCAGCTGCTCATCACGTACGGCGAGCTGCACATCAGCTCCTCGCTGACCGCGCTGCTGCTGGCCGGACAGCCGCTGTTCATCGTGCTGCTCGCGCTGCGCTTCGACGCCACCGAGCGGGCCGGTGCCCGCAAGCTGCTCGGCCTGCTCGCCGGGCTGGTCGGGGTGGCCGCCGTCGTCGGCTTCGACCTCGGCGGCGGCGACCGCCTGCAGCTGATCGGCGGCGGGCTGGTGCTGCTCGCCGGGCTGTCGTACGCCGGAGCCACCATGCTGGTCAGGAAGAAGCTGGCGGATGTACCCCCGCTGGGCGTGGTCGCCGGGACCACCGGCATCGCCAGCGTGCTGCTGCTGCCCGCGGGCCTGCTCACCGCGCCCGCCGCGCTGCCCGGCTGGGACGCCGCCGCCAGCGTGCTGGTGCTCGGCCTGCTCAGCACCGCGCTGGCCTTCATGGTCTACTACCGGCTCATCGCCCTGTCCGGCGCCGCCTCGGCCTCGCTGGTCTCCTACACCAGCCCCGCCGTCTCCGTCGCCCTCGGCGTCGCCCTCCTCGGCGAACCCCTCAGCCCCGCCACGGTCCTCGGCTTCGCCCTCATCCTGGTGGGTTCCTGGCTCGCCACCCGCAAACCCACCCCGGCTTCCACCGCCTCGGCCACCCCGACCCCGCGCCCGGCCCCCGCCCTCGCCGGTCGATCATGA
- a CDS encoding acyl-ACP desaturase, with amino-acid sequence MTTGNTDTTTKLLLDLEPVVEANLNRHLATAKEWFPHEYVPWSQGRDFDGPLGGEAWEPGQSKLSEVARTSLIVNLLTEDNLPSYHYEIATRFGRDGAWGTWVHRWTAEEGRHGIAIRDYLLATRAVDPIALERARMTHMEGGFETDHPDVLGALAYVSFQELATRVSHRNTGRISGDPVCDALLAKVAADENLHMLFYRNLLTAAFELAPDDTMAAITRVVKNFQMPGHTIENFGRKSVQIAVAGIYDLRIHHDEVVMPVLRQLKALERANLSPEGEKHREELVEFLAELDRQATRFEDKRAAAQARAAARTAA; translated from the coding sequence GTGACCACCGGAAACACCGACACCACGACCAAGCTGCTGCTCGATCTGGAGCCAGTGGTGGAGGCGAACCTCAACCGGCACCTGGCCACCGCCAAGGAGTGGTTCCCGCACGAGTACGTGCCGTGGAGCCAGGGCCGCGACTTCGACGGCCCGCTGGGCGGCGAGGCCTGGGAGCCCGGCCAGTCGAAGCTGTCGGAGGTCGCCCGCACCTCGCTGATCGTGAACCTGCTCACCGAGGACAACCTGCCCAGCTACCACTACGAGATCGCGACCCGGTTCGGCCGCGACGGCGCGTGGGGCACCTGGGTGCACCGGTGGACCGCCGAGGAGGGCCGGCACGGCATCGCCATCCGTGACTACCTGCTGGCCACGCGCGCGGTCGACCCGATCGCGCTGGAGCGGGCCCGCATGACGCACATGGAGGGCGGTTTCGAGACCGACCACCCGGACGTGCTCGGCGCGCTGGCGTACGTCTCGTTCCAGGAGCTGGCCACCCGGGTCTCGCACCGCAACACCGGCCGCATCAGCGGGGACCCGGTCTGCGACGCGCTGCTGGCCAAGGTCGCCGCGGACGAGAACCTGCACATGCTGTTCTACCGCAACCTGCTCACCGCCGCGTTCGAGCTGGCCCCGGACGACACCATGGCGGCGATCACCCGGGTGGTGAAGAACTTCCAGATGCCCGGCCACACCATCGAGAACTTCGGCCGCAAGTCGGTGCAGATCGCCGTGGCCGGCATCTACGACCTGCGCATCCACCACGACGAGGTGGTCATGCCGGTGCTGCGCCAGCTGAAGGCCCTGGAGCGCGCCAACCTCTCCCCCGAGGGCGAGAAGCACCGCGAGGAGCTGGTCGAGTTCCTCGCCGAGCTGGACCGCCAGGCCACCCGCTTCGAGGACAAGCGCGCCGCCGCCCAGGCCCGCGCCGCCGCCCGCACCGCCGCCTGA
- a CDS encoding 1-acyl-sn-glycerol-3-phosphate acyltransferase, which yields MADRIYPPVIALAKTAFRVLDLRIDLRGAEHVPTSGGAVLACNHISYLDFILCGFAAQPSKRMVRFMAKQEIFEHRIGGPLMRGMHHIPVDREAGLASYKAALAALKDGEIIGVFPEATISQSFTVKEIKGGSARMAAAAGVPLIPMALWGPQRLWTKGRPRRIGQRHIPVTLLVGEPMYPGRRDKSEVVTAELHSRMQALLDRAQADYPDKPKGPEDSWWQPAHLGGTAPTPEQLKDSVDED from the coding sequence ATGGCCGACCGCATCTACCCGCCCGTGATCGCCCTCGCGAAGACCGCGTTCCGCGTCCTTGACCTGCGGATCGACCTGCGCGGGGCGGAGCACGTGCCGACCTCGGGCGGCGCGGTGCTGGCCTGCAACCACATCAGCTACCTGGACTTCATCCTGTGCGGCTTCGCCGCGCAGCCGTCCAAGCGGATGGTCCGGTTCATGGCGAAACAGGAGATCTTCGAGCACCGCATCGGGGGACCGCTGATGCGTGGGATGCATCACATCCCGGTGGACCGCGAGGCAGGGCTCGCCTCGTACAAGGCGGCGCTGGCGGCGCTCAAGGACGGGGAGATCATCGGCGTCTTCCCCGAGGCCACCATCAGCCAGTCCTTCACCGTGAAGGAGATCAAGGGCGGCTCGGCGCGGATGGCCGCGGCGGCCGGCGTGCCGCTGATCCCGATGGCGCTGTGGGGCCCGCAACGCCTGTGGACCAAGGGCCGCCCGCGCCGCATCGGGCAGCGGCACATCCCCGTCACGCTCCTGGTCGGCGAGCCGATGTACCCGGGCCGGCGGGACAAGTCCGAGGTCGTGACGGCCGAGCTGCACTCCCGCATGCAGGCGCTGCTGGACCGGGCGCAGGCCGACTACCCGGACAAGCCGAAGGGTCCTGAGGACTCCTGGTGGCAGCCCGCGCACCTCGGCGGCACCGCCCCCACCCCCGAGCAGCTGAAAGACTCCGTGGACGAGGACTGA